One stretch of Siphonobacter curvatus DNA includes these proteins:
- a CDS encoding SusC/RagA family TonB-linked outer membrane protein: MKKSLLWVCAILLGMVQIVCAQERRITGKVSAADGQAVPGVSVQVKGTTRGVVTDASGLYTLNSVSTSDVLVFSAVGYRIQELPVGNQTTLNISLQEETKALDEVVVTGYGTQRKKDITGAVTVVKGADLTALPTANLTQALQGRAAGVTVGNDNSPGGGTMVRIRGFGTINNNSPLYIVDGVPTQGTLNNINPNDIESLQVLKDASAASIYGARAANGVVIITTKKGKPGEPKLTFDMYVGVQRPGRFLNLLNSQELGQQIWASARNVGQTPSHGQYGSGEQPVIPDYIYPSGVFEGDARVARDANGNYVNYTYDLRNPDLGKTKFMITKANKQGTNWQKELFNPALIQNYQLGTSGGTDKGSYAISFNYFDQKGIMKYTNYKRYSLRANTEFKLKDRIRIGENFTVSYDERVGITNNDESNPIAFAVRMNPLIPVYDVAGNFAGAKGANLGNARNPVAELYRNKDNVTKGIHLFGNAFAELDIVKNLVFRTSLGIEYNTYNFSPFTPLDPESPEARNTNNLRVENRYDNSWTWYNTLTYNKTFGNHSINVLAGTEAIATYDFIFDATRSNYAFEDPDYLYLNAGSPLGLQNSGRGVNRTRLFSLFGKVNYAYKDFFLADFTLRRDGSSRFSAANRYAVFPAASVGLRLSELAALKNVNFLSDLKIRGGWGSTGNQNIPNIYNAYTLYESRPTENHYDINGSRSSIVPGFDLVQFGNDQGKWETTTSLNLGFDASLFNNKLQVVFDWYTKKTKDMLSQIDVPWALGQATIPYTNIGDMQNKGVDLSINYSGRAMDGQMRFTVGANFSTYRNKVLKINNDPNSIKFGFSTRLPAMSATKVGEPIASFYGYVIDGIFQTDEAAKAAPQAFGTYNRAGSFIFRDVNGDGVVTSADRTFIGNPHPDFTYGLNVSVGYKNFDLTLFGQGVQGNDLFNYMRYWTDFNTFQGNRSTRMLYDSWVPGKTDAKLPQLRATDATSAQISTYFVEKGSYLRLKNIQLSYSLPASVQKSLGLGASQIYVQGQNLFTLTKYTGLDPDVNLRRSGDNGQDTHLGVDEGAYPVSKNLIVGLRLSF; the protein is encoded by the coding sequence ATGAAAAAATCCTTACTTTGGGTATGTGCTATTCTACTTGGGATGGTGCAAATCGTCTGTGCTCAGGAAAGACGAATTACGGGTAAAGTTTCTGCAGCGGATGGGCAGGCCGTTCCGGGCGTAAGTGTGCAGGTAAAAGGAACCACACGGGGCGTGGTGACGGATGCATCGGGCTTGTATACCCTCAACAGCGTTAGTACTTCTGATGTACTCGTGTTCTCAGCGGTTGGTTATCGCATTCAAGAATTACCCGTCGGTAATCAAACCACCCTTAACATTAGCTTACAGGAAGAAACGAAAGCACTAGACGAAGTAGTCGTTACGGGTTATGGTACCCAGCGTAAAAAGGACATTACTGGGGCCGTAACCGTTGTCAAAGGAGCCGATCTGACGGCCCTGCCTACGGCCAACCTAACGCAGGCCCTGCAAGGTCGGGCCGCCGGGGTAACGGTAGGCAACGACAACTCGCCTGGCGGTGGTACCATGGTACGGATTCGGGGATTTGGTACGATTAACAACAACTCGCCCCTCTATATCGTCGATGGCGTTCCCACGCAGGGTACCCTGAATAATATCAACCCGAATGATATTGAAAGTCTGCAGGTACTGAAGGATGCGTCAGCAGCGTCGATTTACGGAGCCCGGGCCGCCAACGGGGTTGTAATTATCACGACTAAAAAAGGAAAACCCGGCGAGCCTAAGTTGACCTTCGATATGTACGTAGGGGTACAGCGGCCGGGCAGATTCCTCAACCTGCTTAACTCCCAGGAGCTAGGTCAGCAGATTTGGGCTTCGGCACGCAACGTCGGTCAAACGCCTTCACACGGCCAGTATGGCAGCGGCGAACAACCCGTCATTCCGGATTACATCTATCCCTCCGGTGTATTCGAAGGCGATGCCCGCGTGGCTCGTGATGCGAATGGCAACTACGTTAATTACACCTACGATCTGCGAAATCCGGATCTGGGCAAAACGAAGTTCATGATTACGAAGGCGAACAAGCAAGGCACGAACTGGCAGAAAGAACTCTTCAATCCCGCCCTGATTCAGAATTATCAATTGGGTACCAGCGGCGGCACGGATAAGGGCTCGTACGCGATTTCTTTCAACTATTTCGATCAGAAGGGAATCATGAAGTATACCAACTACAAACGGTATTCTTTACGGGCCAATACGGAGTTTAAGCTGAAAGATCGCATTCGCATTGGTGAAAACTTTACCGTATCGTATGATGAGCGGGTGGGTATTACCAACAACGATGAATCAAATCCCATTGCTTTTGCCGTACGGATGAACCCGCTGATTCCCGTATACGACGTTGCCGGAAACTTTGCCGGAGCGAAAGGAGCCAACTTAGGGAACGCCCGTAACCCGGTCGCCGAGCTGTACCGCAACAAAGACAACGTAACGAAGGGTATTCACCTGTTCGGTAATGCCTTCGCGGAATTGGACATCGTGAAAAACCTGGTATTCCGTACCAGCTTAGGTATTGAATACAATACCTACAATTTCAGTCCCTTTACGCCGCTCGATCCCGAATCGCCGGAAGCTCGTAATACTAACAACCTCCGGGTAGAAAACCGGTACGACAACTCCTGGACCTGGTACAACACGCTAACGTATAACAAAACGTTTGGTAATCACAGTATCAATGTACTGGCGGGTACCGAGGCCATTGCTACCTACGATTTCATCTTCGACGCGACCCGTAGTAACTACGCCTTTGAGGATCCCGATTATTTGTATTTGAATGCGGGTAGTCCACTGGGCCTGCAGAACAGCGGCCGGGGTGTTAACCGTACGCGTTTGTTTTCGTTGTTCGGTAAGGTCAACTATGCCTACAAGGATTTCTTCCTGGCTGACTTTACGTTGCGTCGGGATGGTTCCTCACGCTTTAGTGCTGCCAATCGGTATGCGGTGTTCCCAGCGGCCAGTGTGGGTCTGCGTTTGTCCGAACTGGCCGCTCTCAAGAATGTCAATTTCCTTTCCGACCTGAAAATTCGTGGAGGCTGGGGAAGCACGGGTAACCAGAACATTCCCAACATTTACAACGCTTATACCCTGTACGAATCGCGTCCTACGGAAAACCATTACGACATCAATGGATCGCGTTCTTCCATTGTTCCGGGCTTCGATCTGGTTCAGTTCGGAAACGATCAGGGTAAATGGGAAACCACTACTTCTCTGAACCTGGGTTTCGATGCCAGTTTGTTCAACAACAAGTTACAGGTAGTGTTTGACTGGTATACCAAGAAAACCAAGGACATGCTTAGCCAGATCGATGTACCCTGGGCTCTGGGACAGGCCACGATCCCGTATACAAACATCGGCGATATGCAGAACAAAGGGGTAGATCTGTCGATCAACTATAGCGGACGGGCGATGGATGGCCAGATGCGATTCACGGTGGGTGCCAACTTCTCTACCTACCGCAACAAAGTACTGAAGATCAACAACGATCCCAATTCCATCAAATTTGGCTTTAGCACGCGTCTGCCAGCCATGAGTGCTACGAAAGTAGGTGAACCGATTGCCTCGTTCTACGGCTACGTCATTGATGGTATCTTCCAAACCGATGAAGCAGCGAAAGCCGCTCCCCAGGCTTTCGGTACGTATAACCGGGCAGGTTCATTCATCTTCCGCGATGTCAATGGAGATGGTGTGGTAACGTCGGCTGACCGTACCTTCATTGGAAATCCGCACCCGGACTTTACCTACGGCTTAAACGTCAGCGTTGGCTACAAAAACTTCGATCTGACTTTATTCGGACAGGGCGTACAGGGCAACGACCTCTTCAATTACATGCGGTACTGGACTGATTTCAATACCTTCCAGGGTAACCGTAGTACGCGGATGCTTTACGACTCATGGGTACCCGGCAAAACCGACGCTAAACTGCCCCAGCTTCGGGCTACGGACGCAACCAGTGCTCAAATTTCTACCTACTTCGTTGAAAAAGGTTCTTACCTGCGTCTGAAGAATATCCAGTTGTCGTACTCCTTACCCGCAAGTGTGCAGAAAAGCTTAGGATTGGGAGCGTCTCAGATTTATGTACAGGGACAAAACCTGTTCACGCTCACCAAGTATACGGGGCTGGATCCGGATGTTAACTTACGTCGTTCGGGTGATAATGGTCAGGACACGCACTTAGGCGTGGACGAAGGAGCCTATCCCGTCTCGAAAAACCTCATTGTAGGCTTACGACTCAGTTTCTAA
- a CDS encoding S9 family peptidase has protein sequence MKKAWLLGGMFLSSLAINAQQRLTPEQLWKMGRVSGLGISNDKQYVVYAVSTPQMPDNKSQRKLYKIPVAGGEAQEISTTEGLLSDSKVSADGKYRISSEPVPVLNITGADKYKDLPQSNAYVFTSLNYRHWDTWEDGKFDHVFLTPLVNGQAGTPKDLMPGETNDCPQKPFGGDEDFIWHPDGKHVVYVTKKKFGTDYAVSTNTDLYEYDVTTGATRNLTESNKGYDVNPSFNAKGELAWLQMKRDGYEADKQDLVVSNGKSTLNLTQQRDDIHVEGFKWSEDGTALFFWAPINGTLQIFKVSYPATTPAKPVITQLTKGDFDVSDIIGQVGQKLIASKTDMNHPAELVTIDVTNGSIQALTHVNDATVSSLGMCKTERRWVTTTDRKNMLVWVIYPPNFDPAQKYPTLLYCQGGPQAPLTQTYSYRWNFQLMASQGYIVVAPNRRGMPGHGTKWNEQVSKDWGGQVIQDYLSAIDAVSKEPYVDKDRRGCVGASFGGFSVFALASVHAKRFKTFIAHDGVFDFRSMYGTTDELFFENWEKGGPYWDKKNAVAQRSFSQSPSNFVEKWDTPIFIIQGGKDYRVPIEQGLQAFQAAQLRGIKSKLLYLPDENHWVLSPQNAIVWQREFYKWLEETLP, from the coding sequence ATGAAAAAAGCTTGGCTGCTGGGCGGGATGTTCTTAAGCTCGCTGGCAATAAACGCTCAACAACGCTTAACACCCGAACAACTTTGGAAGATGGGAAGGGTATCGGGACTGGGTATTTCCAATGATAAACAATACGTAGTATACGCGGTCAGTACGCCACAAATGCCGGACAACAAGAGTCAGCGGAAACTTTATAAAATTCCAGTGGCGGGCGGAGAAGCTCAGGAAATTAGTACTACCGAAGGCTTACTAAGCGATTCAAAAGTATCCGCCGATGGTAAGTATCGCATCAGTAGTGAGCCTGTACCCGTACTGAATATTACGGGAGCCGATAAGTATAAGGATTTACCACAATCCAATGCGTATGTATTCACTTCACTGAATTATCGGCACTGGGATACCTGGGAAGATGGAAAGTTTGATCACGTGTTCTTGACCCCGCTCGTGAATGGTCAAGCCGGTACGCCGAAAGACCTCATGCCCGGCGAAACCAATGATTGCCCCCAGAAACCGTTTGGTGGGGATGAGGACTTTATCTGGCATCCCGACGGAAAACATGTCGTATATGTAACGAAGAAAAAATTCGGTACCGATTACGCAGTTAGTACGAATACGGATCTCTATGAGTATGATGTAACCACCGGAGCGACCCGAAACCTGACTGAAAGTAACAAGGGATACGATGTTAATCCATCGTTTAATGCGAAAGGAGAACTGGCCTGGTTGCAGATGAAACGCGATGGGTACGAGGCCGATAAGCAGGATCTGGTCGTATCCAATGGAAAGTCTACACTGAACCTGACGCAGCAACGCGATGATATTCACGTGGAGGGATTCAAGTGGAGCGAAGACGGAACGGCGTTATTTTTCTGGGCTCCCATCAACGGAACCTTACAGATATTTAAAGTAAGCTATCCTGCCACTACGCCGGCAAAGCCCGTCATTACGCAGCTTACCAAGGGTGATTTTGACGTGAGTGACATTATCGGGCAGGTAGGTCAGAAGCTGATCGCGTCCAAAACGGATATGAATCACCCGGCGGAATTGGTAACGATTGATGTGACCAATGGTTCTATTCAGGCACTGACGCACGTAAACGACGCTACGGTGTCTTCCTTAGGCATGTGCAAAACCGAGCGGCGATGGGTAACCACTACCGATCGAAAAAATATGCTCGTGTGGGTAATCTATCCACCCAATTTTGATCCTGCTCAAAAGTACCCAACGCTGTTGTACTGCCAGGGAGGACCGCAGGCTCCGTTGACGCAGACGTATTCGTACCGCTGGAATTTTCAATTGATGGCCTCGCAGGGGTACATTGTGGTAGCCCCTAACCGTCGGGGTATGCCTGGTCATGGAACCAAATGGAACGAACAGGTGAGCAAAGACTGGGGTGGGCAGGTCATTCAGGATTATCTGAGTGCTATTGATGCGGTATCGAAGGAGCCGTACGTAGATAAAGATCGCCGGGGCTGCGTTGGAGCCAGTTTCGGTGGATTCTCGGTGTTCGCTTTGGCGAGCGTGCACGCCAAACGATTCAAAACGTTCATTGCCCACGATGGCGTGTTTGATTTCCGTAGCATGTACGGCACCACCGATGAATTATTCTTCGAAAACTGGGAAAAAGGCGGTCCGTACTGGGATAAGAAAAACGCGGTAGCTCAACGTTCGTTTAGCCAGTCGCCGAGCAACTTTGTAGAAAAATGGGATACGCCCATTTTCATTATCCAGGGTGGAAAAGACTACCGGGTACCCATCGAACAGGGCTTACAGGCTTTTCAGGCAGCCCAGCTACGGGGAATTAAAAGTAAATTGCTATACCTGCCCGACGAAAACCATTGGGTGCTCAGCCCTCAAAATGCGATCGTCTGGCAGCGTGAGTTTTATAAGTGGCTGGAAGAGACGTTGCCCTAA